One window from the genome of Micromonospora aurantiaca ATCC 27029 encodes:
- a CDS encoding YrhB family protein: MNADDARTRAQTALRRLENPEQPLTLLAPDAPAEYEWCWVYPFNTVRATETGDIMDTLAVGPLVVPKNGAEPWVAPSGPPLERWLNEYAAREGLPPVPVPAAPDPFA, translated from the coding sequence ATGAACGCCGACGACGCCCGCACCCGGGCGCAGACCGCGCTGCGCCGGCTGGAGAACCCGGAGCAGCCGCTGACGCTGCTCGCCCCGGACGCACCGGCCGAGTACGAGTGGTGCTGGGTGTACCCGTTCAACACGGTCCGGGCCACCGAGACCGGCGACATCATGGACACGCTCGCGGTGGGCCCGCTGGTCGTGCCGAAGAACGGCGCCGAGCCGTGGGTGGCGCCGTCCGGTCCGCCGCTGGAGCGCTGGCTCAACGAGTACGCCGCGCGGGAGGGACTGCCTCCGGTGCCGGTCCCGGCCGCACCGGACCCGTTCGCCTGA
- a CDS encoding type VII secretion system-associated protein, which yields MTHSAEPLDVLLHRMMRGDAAIEQVQSALRASPLDLAMNGDGRPLVVRSFDDLPCVVVATSADERARTFAPGWRRVEAAELAELLPDGIDVLVDPNRPEPVRLAAAIVWHALRFADEDTDG from the coding sequence ATGACCCACAGCGCCGAGCCGCTCGACGTGCTGCTGCACCGGATGATGCGCGGCGACGCCGCGATCGAGCAGGTCCAGTCCGCGCTGCGCGCCTCCCCGCTCGACCTCGCGATGAACGGCGACGGCCGTCCCCTCGTCGTCCGCTCCTTCGACGACCTGCCGTGCGTGGTCGTGGCCACCTCGGCCGACGAGCGCGCCCGCACCTTCGCGCCCGGGTGGCGCCGGGTCGAGGCGGCCGAGCTGGCCGAGCTGCTTCCGGACGGCATCGACGTCCTGGTCGACCCGAACCGCCCCGAGCCGGTACGGCTGGCCGCCGCGATCGTCTGGCACGCCCTCCGGTTCGCCGACGAGGACACGGACGGATGA
- a CDS encoding type VII secretion system-associated protein, which translates to MSDDEFLFLLDPQWPAGEDDEPPFEAVVGVWQVGADGEVGEFRRNPDYRPHFPDSPTDPVDALLRLVAAGAAQPAHLRSVLRASPLHLAVNGDGRPLVVSAPDDERCVVVATGEPHREPVPAPGWRLLDLAELARVAGDGDVLVNPGGPAPARLAAAFLHETAATR; encoded by the coding sequence ATGAGCGACGACGAGTTCCTGTTCCTGCTCGACCCGCAGTGGCCGGCAGGCGAGGACGACGAACCGCCGTTCGAGGCGGTCGTCGGGGTGTGGCAGGTCGGCGCGGACGGCGAGGTGGGCGAGTTCCGGCGCAACCCGGACTACCGCCCGCACTTCCCGGACTCCCCCACCGACCCGGTCGACGCGCTGCTGCGCCTGGTCGCGGCCGGTGCGGCGCAGCCGGCTCACCTGCGGTCGGTGCTGCGCGCGTCCCCCCTGCACCTGGCCGTGAACGGCGACGGGCGGCCGCTCGTCGTCAGCGCCCCCGACGACGAGCGGTGCGTGGTGGTCGCCACCGGCGAACCCCACCGGGAGCCGGTGCCGGCGCCCGGGTGGCGGCTGCTGGACCTGGCGGAACTGGCCCGGGTGGCCGGTGACGGTGACGTGCTCGTCAACCCGGGCGGCCCGGCGCCCGCCCGGCTGGCCGCCGCCTTCCTGCACGAGACGGCGGCGACGCGATGA
- a CDS encoding GlcNAc-transferase family protein — translation MTIFVAVASYRDRELVPTVLDCLAKAAHPEDVRIGVCWQHLGDEDISAIRDLPQVDVQEYDARDSRGACWARDKTFQQYRGEDWLLQVDSHTRFAPGWDVRMIRMARETGAAKPVLTAYPASYEPDQEFTGAGAPAEIVVSDWTTFGVPVFGQRLIEGAAPGVPPKPALFLAAGFLFAPGSFVAEVPYDPGIYFHGEEITLALRAYTWGYDLFHPTEVLTWHYYIRQDRPRHWSDHVEQDWSRYEELSRRRVLYMLHTPPVDRLGIGPVRTLEQFVAHTGCNFTRRTWTDMLAQELVLL, via the coding sequence GTGACGATCTTCGTGGCGGTCGCGTCGTACCGGGACCGGGAACTGGTGCCGACGGTGCTGGACTGCCTGGCCAAGGCGGCGCACCCGGAGGACGTCCGCATCGGGGTGTGCTGGCAGCACCTCGGCGACGAGGACATCTCCGCCATCCGGGACCTGCCGCAGGTGGACGTGCAGGAGTACGACGCCCGGGACAGCCGCGGCGCCTGCTGGGCCCGGGACAAGACGTTCCAGCAATACCGCGGCGAGGACTGGCTGTTGCAGGTGGACAGCCACACCCGGTTCGCGCCGGGCTGGGACGTGCGGATGATCCGGATGGCGCGGGAGACGGGTGCGGCGAAGCCGGTCCTGACCGCGTACCCGGCAAGCTACGAGCCCGATCAGGAGTTTACCGGCGCGGGCGCGCCCGCCGAGATCGTCGTCAGCGACTGGACGACGTTCGGCGTACCGGTCTTCGGTCAGCGCCTGATCGAGGGGGCCGCGCCCGGCGTACCGCCCAAGCCGGCGCTGTTCCTGGCCGCCGGGTTCCTCTTCGCGCCCGGCTCGTTCGTCGCCGAGGTGCCCTACGACCCGGGCATCTACTTCCACGGCGAGGAGATCACCCTGGCCCTGCGCGCCTACACGTGGGGCTACGACCTGTTCCACCCCACCGAGGTGCTGACCTGGCACTACTACATCCGGCAGGACCGGCCGCGGCACTGGAGCGACCACGTCGAGCAGGACTGGTCCCGCTACGAGGAGCTGAGCCGTCGCCGGGTGCTCTACATGCTGCACACCCCGCCGGTCGACCGGCTCGGCATCGGGCCGGTACGCACCCTGGAGCAGTTCGTGGCGCACACCGGCTGCAACTTCACCCGGCGCACCTGGACCGACATGCTGGCCCAGGAACTCGTGCTGCTCTGA
- a CDS encoding S8 family serine peptidase, which translates to MTRTAPAAARAALAAVVASAVLALTPLAPAARAEGDHVKYYTVEAAHQGEPENLTEIAERFLGDGARAAELFALNAGRIQPDGTTLTDGSRLRAGWVLVLPWDAYGSEVRRGVPPAAKPAPGASTPAGRQPAADGDAAVRPPKGCRTAATSRARSQWAGPRVAADQAWPHSRGRDQLVAVVDSGVAGGLPPLAGRVTTGVDRATGGARGDTDCLGTGTAMAALIVAQPVKGSAVAGIAPDAAVMPVRVAGRTPGASTAASVAGIRAAVGSGASVVALGPQVDLGQAEVVSAVNEAVDDGVVVVVGAAAESAPPDPDVPLNDAVLRVGGIGPDGGTADSYRSGGVDVVAPGVDVTSLGITGARPVNGAGTHLAVAYVAGQAALIRSAYPDLDPAQVRNRVLKTAKTTGGVAPEIDLTASVTAVLPEEAPRAQAAAQASGSAGIGRRAALLTLAGPAALAALLLGLRARRSARTGAGRPEAAPAGTGTAAPSVPTVTADAAATRTDPAVAAPPPTDPAVAAPDVTAAVAELSRDPALRHLAADEAGMAYLAETRPEAREKALIGLVPGMDDETVAALPAMVTALPGTDEQEQSLTGVLVDVRRHLRGDPLALDRALVRAGKVRWQSQHELAEHVTSYAQQHPELDRLATAIAETRWSSGAGEPARGS; encoded by the coding sequence ATGACCCGGACCGCACCGGCAGCCGCCCGGGCCGCGCTCGCCGCCGTCGTCGCGTCGGCGGTGCTCGCGCTGACGCCGCTCGCGCCGGCCGCCCGCGCCGAGGGCGACCACGTCAAGTACTACACGGTCGAGGCGGCCCACCAGGGCGAGCCGGAGAACCTCACCGAGATCGCGGAGCGGTTCCTGGGCGACGGCGCGCGGGCGGCCGAGCTGTTCGCGCTCAACGCCGGGCGGATCCAGCCGGACGGCACCACCCTCACCGACGGTTCCCGGCTCCGGGCCGGCTGGGTGCTGGTGCTGCCGTGGGACGCGTACGGCAGCGAGGTCCGCCGGGGCGTCCCGCCGGCCGCGAAGCCGGCGCCCGGCGCGTCCACGCCGGCCGGACGGCAGCCCGCCGCCGACGGCGACGCGGCCGTCCGCCCGCCGAAGGGGTGCCGCACCGCCGCGACGTCGCGCGCCCGGTCACAGTGGGCGGGTCCGCGCGTCGCCGCCGACCAGGCGTGGCCGCACAGCCGGGGCCGGGACCAGCTCGTGGCCGTCGTCGACTCCGGCGTCGCCGGCGGCCTGCCCCCGCTCGCCGGCCGGGTGACGACGGGTGTCGACCGGGCGACCGGCGGCGCTCGCGGTGATACCGACTGCCTCGGCACCGGTACGGCGATGGCCGCGCTGATCGTGGCGCAGCCGGTGAAGGGGTCGGCGGTGGCCGGCATCGCGCCGGACGCGGCGGTCATGCCGGTCCGGGTAGCCGGCCGGACACCCGGTGCCTCGACCGCGGCGAGCGTGGCGGGCATCCGGGCGGCGGTCGGCTCCGGCGCCTCCGTCGTCGCGCTCGGGCCGCAGGTGGACCTCGGCCAGGCCGAGGTGGTGTCCGCCGTCAACGAGGCGGTCGACGACGGCGTGGTGGTCGTGGTGGGCGCCGCCGCTGAGTCGGCGCCACCGGACCCGGACGTGCCACTGAACGACGCGGTGCTGCGCGTCGGGGGGATCGGGCCGGACGGGGGTACGGCCGACAGCTACCGGTCCGGCGGCGTGGACGTGGTCGCACCCGGCGTCGACGTGACCAGCCTCGGCATCACCGGTGCGCGACCGGTGAACGGCGCCGGCACCCACCTCGCCGTCGCGTACGTGGCGGGGCAGGCGGCGCTGATCCGGTCGGCGTACCCGGATCTCGACCCGGCGCAGGTCCGCAACCGGGTGCTGAAGACCGCGAAGACCACCGGCGGCGTCGCGCCGGAGATCGACCTGACCGCCTCCGTCACCGCCGTGCTGCCCGAGGAGGCGCCCCGGGCACAGGCGGCCGCGCAGGCGTCCGGCTCCGCCGGGATCGGCCGCCGGGCGGCGTTGCTGACGCTCGCCGGGCCGGCGGCGCTCGCCGCCCTCCTGCTGGGCCTGCGCGCCCGCAGGTCGGCGCGGACCGGTGCCGGGCGGCCGGAGGCGGCACCCGCCGGGACCGGGACGGCAGCCCCGTCCGTCCCCACCGTCACGGCGGACGCCGCCGCGACGCGGACCGATCCGGCCGTCGCCGCCCCGCCCCCGACCGATCCGGCCGTCGCCGCCCCGGACGTGACGGCGGCGGTCGCGGAGCTGAGCCGCGACCCCGCGCTGCGGCACCTGGCCGCCGACGAGGCGGGCATGGCGTACCTGGCGGAGACCCGGCCGGAGGCGCGCGAGAAGGCGCTCATCGGCCTGGTGCCGGGCATGGACGACGAGACGGTGGCAGCGCTGCCGGCGATGGTGACGGCGCTGCCCGGCACCGACGAGCAGGAGCAATCGCTCACCGGCGTCCTGGTCGACGTCCGGCGTCACCTGCGCGGCGACCCGCTCGCGCTGGACCGGGCGCTGGTGCGCGCCGGGAAGGTCCGGTGGCAGTCCCAGCACGAACTGGCCGAACACGTCACGTCGTACGCGCAGCAGCATCCGGAACTGGACCGGCTCGCCACCGCCATCGCCGAGACCCGCTGGTCGAGCGGCGCCGGGGAGCCGGCGCGGGGCAGCTGA
- a CDS encoding acyl carrier protein encodes MPIQESELIDTVKRVLADVTHDDAVLEMDLDTQLREDLGIDSMTSLTFLMALEDAVDGFFVDATTLEAEHFQTIGSIYEYVRTQLSTAKIA; translated from the coding sequence GTGCCCATCCAGGAATCCGAGCTCATCGACACCGTCAAGCGCGTGCTCGCCGACGTGACGCACGACGACGCCGTCCTCGAGATGGATCTCGACACCCAGCTCCGCGAGGACCTCGGGATCGACTCGATGACGTCGTTGACGTTCCTCATGGCGCTGGAGGACGCGGTCGACGGGTTCTTCGTGGACGCGACGACGCTGGAGGCCGAGCACTTCCAGACCATCGGCAGCATCTACGAGTACGTCCGGACGCAGCTGAGCACCGCGAAGATCGCCTGA
- a CDS encoding acyl-CoA dehydrogenase family protein yields the protein MFRLNPDRFAARYGPEWLAAASWYRENSPAVPDDPDLVLRHLDHPAVAQKIEAEFAADTRRRAAMFEALSYGSASFLLTTPGPSLSGVLLDALGTPRQRAWFRELVSTTRCRTFFAVTEPGRGSDAAHLDTTLRDGRLTGEKLLFGNGAVAPVGTVLARTGDGPLDLVAVLMTPELIESGAVRRRVLPMFALPGAQLSELRVDGLRVPPEAVLGSHLKATERGMMGMLKTFHRFRPGVAAMALGHAQALVDYVRDHVGAARPELDRFDQMLERSRELNAAAAREVDEEPLRGALVSLAKQRATAAAEEVAAVLARELPVAALVDHPWLARSLTDVVAYEFMEGTTPIQLANVHAGYLRREVPV from the coding sequence GTGTTCCGACTGAATCCCGACCGCTTCGCCGCCCGCTACGGGCCGGAGTGGCTGGCCGCGGCCAGCTGGTACCGCGAGAACTCGCCGGCCGTGCCGGACGATCCCGACCTGGTGCTGCGGCACCTCGACCACCCGGCGGTCGCGCAGAAGATCGAGGCCGAGTTCGCGGCGGACACCCGCCGGCGGGCCGCGATGTTCGAGGCGCTCAGCTACGGCAGCGCGAGTTTCCTGCTCACCACCCCGGGCCCGTCGCTGTCCGGTGTGCTGCTGGACGCGCTGGGCACACCGCGGCAGCGGGCCTGGTTCCGGGAGCTGGTGTCCACCACCCGGTGCCGCACGTTCTTCGCGGTCACCGAGCCCGGACGCGGCTCCGACGCCGCCCACCTGGACACCACGCTGCGCGACGGCCGGCTGACCGGCGAGAAGCTGCTGTTCGGCAACGGGGCGGTGGCGCCCGTCGGCACCGTCCTCGCGCGCACCGGCGACGGTCCGCTGGACCTGGTGGCGGTGCTGATGACGCCGGAGCTGATCGAGTCCGGCGCGGTACGACGACGCGTGCTCCCGATGTTCGCCCTGCCCGGCGCGCAACTGTCCGAGCTGCGCGTCGACGGACTGCGGGTGCCGCCGGAGGCGGTGCTCGGCAGCCACCTGAAGGCCACCGAGCGCGGCATGATGGGCATGCTCAAGACGTTCCACCGCTTCCGGCCCGGGGTGGCGGCGATGGCGCTCGGCCACGCCCAGGCCCTCGTCGACTACGTCCGGGACCACGTCGGCGCCGCCCGCCCGGAGCTGGACCGGTTCGACCAGATGCTGGAGCGGTCGCGTGAGCTGAACGCCGCCGCCGCCCGCGAGGTCGACGAGGAGCCGCTGCGCGGCGCGCTGGTGTCGCTGGCGAAGCAGCGGGCCACAGCGGCGGCCGAGGAGGTGGCCGCGGTCCTCGCCCGGGAGCTGCCGGTGGCGGCGCTCGTCGACCACCCGTGGCTCGCCCGGTCCCTGACCGACGTGGTCGCGTACGAGTTCATGGAGGGCACCACGCCCATCCAGCTCGCCAACGTGCACGCCGGCTATCTGCGCCGGGAGGTGCCGGTATGA
- a CDS encoding MATE family efflux transporter, protein MTAVDQSRPAGDSAAPPVLGPVLAIALPVLLASLASLVAPLLNTAVIGRHDPAYLYPLALVLPMILLQNSVNESLRVASVAFAAQASGSGDLDTYARRQRTVLVLGVAVNLGVALLFLVAHPLFLDLYAVPAGSRTLVYAFVQLNTLTGAVLAVSVALMSSLYGLRQVRAVTVGTLVSLGSGVVLTAALVGWLGVFALPAATATTATATAVWASRRLARCGVRPWARIGLRAPVRRSWREVCRISVPVSLGYLLLFGSGLVLTRILAGYSPLTVAGYGVAYRVQNLVLLPAIALGVGAGITVNRLAAQRRGGRVGPSVVAAVGLSAAVFAVVAALVWLLRGPGTGLLTGDPAVARAAADYLGHLAPAYLVAGPLLTLSIFLEETGNGVRALVVNATLTVVQLALAAGLARAGHPVSHVYLALAVAHLPAVGFVVHELLRARRLGGRVSAIPTS, encoded by the coding sequence ATGACAGCCGTCGACCAGTCGCGCCCGGCCGGGGACAGCGCCGCGCCGCCGGTGCTCGGGCCGGTGCTGGCGATCGCGCTGCCGGTGCTGCTCGCGTCGCTGGCGAGCCTGGTGGCGCCGCTGCTGAACACCGCCGTGATCGGCCGGCACGATCCGGCCTACCTGTACCCGCTGGCGCTGGTGCTGCCGATGATCCTGTTGCAGAACTCGGTGAACGAGAGCCTGCGTGTCGCGTCGGTGGCGTTCGCCGCCCAGGCGTCGGGCAGCGGCGACCTCGACACGTACGCGCGGCGGCAGCGGACCGTGCTCGTGCTCGGCGTGGCGGTCAACCTCGGCGTGGCGCTGCTGTTCCTGGTGGCGCACCCGCTCTTCCTCGACCTGTACGCGGTGCCCGCCGGTTCGCGCACCCTGGTGTACGCGTTCGTCCAGCTCAACACGCTCACCGGCGCGGTGCTGGCGGTGAGCGTGGCGCTGATGTCGAGCCTCTACGGGCTGCGGCAGGTACGCGCGGTGACCGTCGGCACGCTGGTGAGCCTCGGCTCCGGGGTGGTGCTCACCGCCGCGCTCGTCGGCTGGCTCGGCGTGTTCGCCCTGCCGGCGGCCACCGCCACCACCGCGACCGCCACAGCGGTCTGGGCGTCCCGCCGCCTGGCCCGCTGCGGGGTGCGGCCCTGGGCCCGGATCGGGCTGCGCGCACCGGTCCGCCGGTCCTGGCGGGAGGTCTGCCGGATCAGCGTGCCGGTGAGCCTGGGCTACCTGCTGCTGTTCGGCAGCGGGCTGGTGCTGACCCGGATCCTCGCCGGCTACTCCCCGCTGACAGTGGCCGGGTACGGCGTGGCGTACCGGGTGCAGAACCTCGTGCTGCTGCCGGCCATCGCACTCGGTGTGGGCGCCGGCATCACCGTCAACCGGCTCGCCGCGCAGCGCCGGGGCGGGCGGGTCGGACCGTCGGTCGTCGCCGCGGTCGGGCTGTCGGCGGCGGTGTTCGCGGTCGTGGCCGCCCTGGTCTGGCTGCTCCGCGGGCCCGGGACCGGGCTGCTCACCGGCGATCCGGCGGTGGCCCGGGCCGCCGCCGACTACCTCGGCCACCTGGCGCCGGCCTATCTGGTCGCCGGTCCGCTGCTCACCCTGTCGATCTTCCTGGAGGAGACCGGGAACGGGGTCCGGGCGCTGGTCGTGAACGCCACGCTCACAGTCGTCCAGCTCGCCCTGGCCGCCGGGCTGGCCCGCGCCGGGCATCCGGTGTCCCACGTCTACCTCGCGCTGGCCGTGGCCCACCTGCCGGCCGTCGGCTTCGTCGTCCACGAGCTGCTCCGCGCCCGCCGCCTCGGTGGGCGGGTCAGCGCCATCCCCACGAGCTGA
- a CDS encoding class I adenylate-forming enzyme family protein, with protein MHRTLYDVLTATVDSHPDKLALIAGPHRLTYRDLAARVAGLAGRLQADGVRPGDRVVICAGNRVETVTAFWAALAAGGVAVVVGHEQRPERVRHVLADCAATVLLALEPMARSLTGLGLPASVRAVLPVGAEDTLFAGTPAPVDVISEDLAALVYTSGSTGDAKGVMLSHANMLTALDSLNEYLRNGPEDVFLCALPLAFDYGLYQMIMAFSQGATLVLERDMSLPLQVVKDIARYRCTVVPGVPVLFELVEQFSRFGMPDVSSVRCLTNTGAALLPRHIAAIRRLFPGADIYSMYGVTECKRCTYLPPELLDAKPGSVGQAIPNTQILVVDEQDRPCPPYQVGQLVVRGGTVMQGYWGLPDETARKIREHPVRGGRCLYTGDYGYLDEDGHFFFKGRIDEVIKVRGRKLIPRDVEEVLRSVPGVAEASVVCTALDDGDHDIAAFVAADPAAVDASALRAACRSGLETWQRPTRYEVLATLPRNSNGKVDKPELLRRYPVPTAALAPAGAPC; from the coding sequence ATGCACCGAACCCTGTACGACGTCCTCACCGCCACAGTGGACAGTCATCCCGACAAGCTCGCCCTGATCGCGGGACCGCACCGGCTGACCTACCGCGACCTGGCGGCACGCGTGGCCGGCCTGGCCGGCCGCCTCCAGGCCGACGGCGTGCGCCCCGGCGACCGGGTGGTGATCTGCGCCGGGAACCGGGTCGAGACGGTGACCGCCTTCTGGGCGGCGCTGGCCGCCGGCGGGGTGGCCGTGGTGGTCGGCCACGAGCAGCGGCCCGAGCGGGTACGCCACGTGCTGGCCGACTGCGCCGCCACCGTCCTGCTCGCGCTGGAGCCGATGGCGCGCTCCCTGACCGGCCTGGGCCTGCCGGCGTCGGTCCGGGCGGTGCTGCCGGTCGGCGCCGAGGACACCCTCTTCGCCGGTACGCCGGCACCCGTCGACGTGATCAGCGAGGATCTGGCCGCGCTGGTCTACACGTCCGGCTCCACCGGCGACGCCAAGGGCGTGATGCTCAGCCACGCGAACATGCTGACCGCGCTGGACTCGCTCAACGAGTACCTGCGCAACGGCCCGGAGGACGTGTTCCTCTGCGCCCTGCCGCTCGCCTTCGACTACGGGCTCTACCAGATGATCATGGCGTTCTCGCAGGGCGCGACGCTGGTCCTGGAGCGGGACATGAGCCTGCCGTTGCAGGTCGTCAAGGACATCGCCCGCTACCGCTGCACAGTCGTGCCCGGCGTGCCGGTGCTGTTCGAGCTGGTCGAGCAGTTCAGCCGCTTCGGCATGCCGGACGTGAGCAGCGTCCGCTGCCTGACCAACACCGGCGCCGCGCTGCTGCCCCGGCACATCGCCGCGATCCGCCGGCTGTTCCCCGGCGCGGACATCTACTCGATGTACGGCGTCACCGAGTGCAAGCGCTGCACCTACCTTCCGCCGGAGCTGCTCGACGCCAAGCCGGGCAGCGTCGGGCAGGCCATCCCGAACACCCAGATCCTGGTGGTCGACGAGCAGGACCGGCCCTGCCCGCCGTACCAGGTGGGGCAGCTCGTGGTGCGCGGCGGCACGGTGATGCAGGGCTACTGGGGACTGCCGGACGAGACCGCCCGCAAGATCCGCGAGCACCCGGTACGCGGCGGCCGCTGCCTCTACACCGGCGACTACGGCTACCTCGACGAGGACGGCCACTTCTTCTTCAAGGGCCGGATCGACGAGGTGATCAAGGTCCGGGGACGCAAACTGATCCCCCGCGACGTCGAGGAGGTCCTGCGGTCCGTGCCGGGCGTCGCCGAGGCGAGCGTGGTCTGCACCGCCCTCGACGACGGCGACCACGACATCGCCGCCTTCGTCGCCGCCGACCCGGCCGCCGTCGACGCGTCCGCGCTGCGTGCGGCCTGCCGGTCCGGCCTGGAGACCTGGCAGCGGCCCACCCGGTACGAGGTGCTCGCCACGCTGCCGCGCAACAGCAACGGCAAGGTGGACAAGCCCGAGCTGCTGCGCCGGTACCCGGTGCCCACTGCGGCCCTGGCACCGGCCGGTGCGCCGTGCTGA